Proteins encoded in a region of the Oncorhynchus clarkii lewisi isolate Uvic-CL-2024 chromosome 18, UVic_Ocla_1.0, whole genome shotgun sequence genome:
- the LOC139372967 gene encoding OX-2 membrane glycoprotein-like — protein sequence MNTYLIILCVLSEAVSVNVVARGDTRVDFNADASYTCTHADPTGVLQVTWQRLFKDDSVENLATYSKRFGAQIIDPHRGKMVFTEASLNSTSITVKNVTWSDDACYICSFNVYPSGSIRKQICLTVQGLSEVRATMHKVPSTEPKADMEVVVSCSATGKPAPWIQWNLSAAALIKTPNNWTVINKDQTVTANSNITLQLLPGSGGYVDCIVNNGMRTQRHERVLLPILPGKREVEEDDKRTSPWTVGIPVFLIISILVICGSVMLQKKKGYRQAATTADEQDAFGESV from the exons ATGAACACTTACCTAATTATCTTATGCGTGCTGTCTGAAG CCGTCTCTGTCAACGTCGTAGCTAGAGGAGACACCAGGGTTGACTTCAATGCCGACGCATCATATACCTGCACTCATGCGGACCCGACAGGTGTGCTGCAAGTCACCTGGCAGAGGCTGTTCAAAGACGACTCGGTGGAGAATCTGGCCACCTACAGCAAGCGGTTTGGAGCTCAAATCATAGACCCGCACCGAGGCAAGATGGTTTTCACGGAAGCATCTCTCAACTCAACGTCTATTACCGTGAAGAACGTAACATGGTCGGACGACGCCTGCTATATTTGTTCCTTCAATGTTTACCCGAGTGGTTCAATACGCAAGCAGATTTGTCTTACCGTTCAAG GTTTATCTGAAGTGAGAGCCACAATGCACAAAGTCCCCAGCACTGAACCTAAAGCAGACATGGAAGTTGTGGTCAGCTGCTCTGCCACAGGTAAACCAGCACCTTGGATCCAATGGAACTTATCTGCTGCAGCACTCATAAAGACACCTAACAACTGGACTGTCATTAACAAAGACCAAACTGTCACAGCCAATAGCAACATCACCCTCCAACTGTTGCCAGGCTCCGGGGGATACGTGGACTGTATCGTAAACAATGGGATGAGGACACAGAGACACGAGCGGGTCTTGCTTCCTATTCTCCCTGGAAAGAGGGAGGTTGAAGAGG ATGACAAGAGGACATCCCCATGGACGGTTggcattccagtgttcctaatcaTCTCCATTTTAGTCATCTGCGGCAGTGTCATGCTTCAAAAGAAAAAAG